The following coding sequences are from one Macaca mulatta isolate MMU2019108-1 chromosome 7, T2T-MMU8v2.0, whole genome shotgun sequence window:
- the LOC703038 gene encoding olfactory receptor 11H4-like, producing the protein MKALEFINNSETSTVTEFVLLGFPGCQEMQSFLFSLFFVIYVFTIIGNGTIVFAVRLDKRLHTPMYILLGKFAFLEILYVTSTVPNMLVNFLSERKTISFVGCFLQFYFFTSLGTTEAYFLCIMAYDRYLAICRPLHYPTIMTPQLCYILMSFCWVFGFLSYSVSTVQLSQLPFCGPNIINHFLCDMDPLMALSCAPAPITEIVFYILSSLIIILTLLYICGSYMLLLLAVLKVPSAAGRQKAFSTCGSHLTVVCLFFGALLAMYVSPTTDNPAAIQKIITLFYSVVTPFLNPLIYSLRNKEMKAALKKVLRIE; encoded by the coding sequence CCCTGGAATTCATAAACAATTCAGAGACAAGCACTGTGACGGAATTTGTTCTCCTTGGCTTTCCTGGTTGTCAGGAGATGCAAAGTTTCCTCTTCTCACTGTTCTTTGTGATCTATGTATTTACCATAATAGGAAACGGGACCATTGTCTTTGCTGTGAGATTGGACAAACGGCTTCATACCCCAATGTATATTCTCCTAGGGAAGTTTGCTTTCCTTGAAATCTTGTACGTTACCTCCACTGTACCCAACATGCTAGTCAACTTCCTCTCAGAGAGAAAAACCATCTCTTTTGTTGGCTGTTTCCTCCAATTCTACTTTTTTACTTCCCTTGGTACAACAGAAGCATACTTCCTCTGCATCATGGCATATGATCGGTACCTTGCTATCTGCCGCCCATTGCACTACCCAACCATCATGACCCCACAACTCTGTTACATATTGATGTCTTTTTGCTGGGTGTTTGGATTCCTCAGTTACTCTGTCTCCACTGTGCAACTGTCTCAATTGCCTTTCTGTGGGCCCAACATCATCAATCACTTTTTGTGTGACATGGACCCATTGATGGCTCTGTCCTGTGCCCCAGCTCCTATCACTGAGATCGTCTTCTATATCCTGAGCTCCCTCATTATCATCCTCACTCTTCTGTACATCTGTGGCTCCTATATGCTTTTACTGTTAGCTGTATTAAAAGTCCCTTCAGCAGCTGGCCGGCAGAAGGCCTTTTCCACCTGCGGATCTCATCTGACAGTAGTGTGTTTATTCTTTGGGGCTCTATTGGCAATGTATGTGAGCCCCACAACTGATAACCCAGCTGCAATTCAGAAGATTATAACTTTGTTCTATTCTGTGGTGACCCCCTTCTTAAACCCCCTGATTTACAGCTTACGAAACAAGGAGATGAAGGCTGCATTGAAGAAAGTCCTGAGGATAGAATGA